GGACAGGACGAAGTAGCGGCCGTAGTCGAGCGGCAGGCGCTGGATGCCCTCCCAGTGGTTGCTGCCCGGGTAGGCGACGTTGAAGTTGAACGGCCCCGGGTTGAAGCCGAGCACCTCGCCATGATCTCTCAGTTCGGCGAAGCGCGCGGGCACGTCGGGGATGCACAGGTTGCAGTCCAGGCTCCCCCAGGCGCAGGAGGTGTCTCCACCCAGGGTGACGAGCGCGGAGGACCGCGCGGTGGCGGTGGCCTCGCTCGTGGTGGAGGCGGCCTCGGTGCCCTCCGACCCGCAGGCGGTGAGCCCCACGAGCGCCACGAGTCCGGTCAGCGCCAGTACCGGCGCATGAGAATGCGTGTCTTGAAGCTGGAACATGGTTTCCTCCTCGAGCGTGTTCACTGTCAGGCGTCGCAGGCCTGTTTCTCCCGCGCGCGTCAGGCTGACGGCGTCCACGGCACGATGCGCAGCGTGCTGCCGTCTTCCATGGGCTTCACCTCGTGGAGCGTCATCGCGAAGGTGCCCGTCGCCGCGTCGCGCGTGTGGTGCACGATGAGGGGCATCAGGGGCAGGCCCGGCATCGCCTCGGTCATCCAGGCGTAGCCGTCCTCGGGAGTCTTCGCCTCCAGGACACAGGCCACGCCGTGCCCCGTGAGCGCTCCGTTGCAGAGCATCTGCAGGTCCTCCAGCGTGCGCACCTCGTCCGCGAAGAGGAGGTCGGGGTCCTGCCGCAGGAACGAACGCACCGCCTGCGCCACGGTCCGCTCCTGTCCCACCCTCACCATGCCGATGGCGTTGCCCGCGCCGCCCTTCGGTTCCGCCACCGCCGCCAGCGCATGCACGTGGTCGGGCAGCGCATCCATGAGGGCGCGCAGGGTCGTGCTCCGACCCGTTCCGGAGGCGCCCGTGAGCAGCACCAGCTGTCCGCTGAACAGCGCCTTGCCCAGCTCCCGGAAGTGCGCTTCCAGGAACGTCCCCGCGTCGGCGGCGAGCGGCAGGCGGGTGATGCTCGGGAACGCCTGACGCGT
The genomic region above belongs to Pyxidicoccus trucidator and contains:
- a CDS encoding ATPase, T2SS/T4P/T4SS family — encoded protein: MTTPNLKPEPPSTPDAVFASLLTQLEAAGRAPAEAPLSPSTPEALAAALFDVAARTGAALFSVWAAEDYDETDAEGGGATPAMRINAGLSFFFITEDSPDRVGLLAAERVPVRQPMAYALYRPLGQALAAYAKRGADPRMPQRGGVSFPSGAADPDLVFRVTFRDDALGTWTTALARDRETRQAFPSITRLPLAADAGTFLEAHFRELGKALFSGQLVLLTGASGTGRSTTLRALMDALPDHVHALAAVAEPKGGAGNAIGMVRVGQERTVAQAVRSFLRQDPDLLFADEVRTLEDLQMLCNGALTGHGVACVLEAKTPEDGYAWMTEAMPGLPLMPLIVHHTRDAATGTFAMTLHEVKPMEDGSTLRIVPWTPSA